A genomic region of Streptomyces sp. NBC_00247 contains the following coding sequences:
- a CDS encoding DUF3492 domain-containing protein, with the protein MRIGLLTDGGYPYADGESRLWCDRLVRGLPQHEFDLYALSRSAHQEKLGWVSLPPQVGRVRTAPLWSAPHTAPRRTTDGSVRQDEPGGRLTRLVTGSGGAYGRRERRRFTAHLTALATAVSASGADGPTHPRGGSGAGRTPVEPSVLFGEGLYGLAELAREHGGLPTALRSEPALRVLESACRARGTGRTVQRATVTDHLAFATELARLLLPFSLDWYTTESLGGVDLCHAASGGTAALPGLLAKRFFGVPLLVTEHGLPLRTHYLTATDAPFGAPVRALLANFHALLATEVYRQASVVTPGNTHVRRWQQRCGADTAKLRTVYPGMETGRFAQVGEGDSAGPDTLVWVGRVEPAKDLVALLHAFAEVHRAEPGARLRIFGAPVEGAEGAAYLAHCRALADVLFPGTTAEGPGGGDGGGAGDRAGDAPGTEEPGAVESPVRFEEIGGAGAQELAGAYAAGGVVVLSSVVEGFPISLVEAMFCGRATVSTDVGAVVEVVGGTGLVVPPRDTPALADACLALLRDPERRARLGEAARARALELFTVEQNLAAFRSLYRELTAGHPPSPRGTAPATARPEAGSPRTGGTPDASAPRPFAVPPEEYVRTGRPRTGPAERRPAGTAAGRTPVRAVAPAPEKVGAAATAGAGDGDA; encoded by the coding sequence GTGCGTATCGGCCTGCTCACCGACGGTGGTTATCCGTATGCGGACGGTGAGTCCAGACTGTGGTGCGACCGCTTGGTACGTGGTCTTCCCCAGCACGAGTTCGACCTCTACGCGCTGAGCCGCTCCGCCCACCAGGAGAAGCTCGGGTGGGTGAGTCTGCCGCCGCAGGTGGGGCGGGTACGGACCGCGCCGCTCTGGAGCGCGCCGCACACCGCGCCGCGGCGGACCACGGACGGGAGCGTGCGGCAGGACGAACCGGGCGGCCGCCTCACCCGCTTGGTCACCGGCAGCGGGGGCGCCTACGGCCGTCGCGAGCGCCGGCGCTTCACGGCGCATCTGACGGCGCTCGCCACAGCGGTCAGCGCCTCGGGCGCGGACGGTCCGACGCACCCCCGGGGCGGTTCGGGGGCCGGGCGGACGCCCGTCGAACCGTCCGTACTCTTCGGCGAAGGGCTCTACGGACTCGCCGAACTGGCCCGGGAGCACGGCGGGCTGCCCACCGCGCTCCGTTCCGAACCCGCCCTGCGCGTACTGGAATCCGCCTGCCGCGCCCGGGGAACCGGCCGCACCGTGCAGCGCGCCACCGTCACCGACCACCTGGCCTTCGCCACCGAACTCGCCCGTCTGCTCCTGCCGTTCTCGCTCGACTGGTACACCACCGAGTCCCTCGGCGGAGTGGACCTCTGCCACGCGGCTTCCGGCGGGACCGCGGCACTCCCCGGACTGCTGGCCAAACGCTTCTTCGGCGTTCCCCTCCTCGTCACCGAGCACGGCCTGCCGCTGCGGACGCACTACCTCACCGCCACGGACGCGCCGTTCGGTGCGCCGGTACGCGCCCTGCTCGCCAACTTCCACGCACTCCTGGCCACCGAGGTCTACCGTCAGGCCTCCGTCGTCACCCCGGGCAACACCCACGTACGCCGCTGGCAGCAACGCTGCGGGGCGGACACCGCGAAGCTGCGCACGGTGTACCCGGGCATGGAGACGGGGCGCTTCGCGCAGGTGGGCGAGGGGGACAGCGCCGGCCCGGACACCCTGGTGTGGGTGGGCAGGGTCGAGCCCGCCAAGGACCTCGTCGCCCTGCTGCACGCCTTCGCCGAGGTGCACCGGGCCGAACCCGGTGCCCGGCTGCGGATCTTCGGTGCCCCGGTCGAAGGTGCCGAGGGCGCCGCGTACCTCGCGCACTGCCGGGCCCTGGCCGACGTGCTCTTCCCCGGGACCACCGCTGAGGGACCCGGAGGCGGAGACGGGGGCGGGGCTGGAGACAGGGCCGGGGACGCGCCCGGCACGGAGGAGCCCGGGGCCGTGGAGAGCCCGGTCCGCTTCGAGGAGATCGGCGGGGCCGGGGCGCAGGAGCTCGCCGGGGCGTACGCGGCCGGCGGGGTGGTGGTCCTGTCCAGCGTCGTCGAGGGCTTCCCGATCAGCCTGGTGGAGGCGATGTTCTGCGGCCGGGCCACCGTCTCCACGGACGTGGGCGCGGTGGTCGAAGTCGTCGGCGGCACCGGACTGGTGGTCCCGCCGCGCGACACCCCGGCGCTCGCCGACGCGTGCCTCGCGCTGCTGCGCGACCCGGAGCGCCGTGCGCGCCTGGGTGAGGCGGCGCGGGCGCGCGCTCTCGAACTCTTCACCGTGGAGCAGAACCTCGCGGCCTTCCGCTCGCTCTACCGGGAGCTGACCGCGGGCCACCCGCCGAGCCCGAGGGGCACCGCCCCGGCCACCGCCCGGCCGGAAGCCGGGAGTCCGCGGACCGGGGGAACACCGGACGCCTCGGCACCCCGCCCCTTCGCCGTCCCGCCCGAGGAGTACGTACGTACCGGCCGGCCCCGCACGGGCCCGGCGGAGCGGCGGCCCGCCGGAACGGCCGCCGGACGGACCCCGGTCCGGGCCGTCGCACCCGCACCCGAGAAGGTCGGCGCCGCCGCGACGGCCGGAGCGGGGGACGGCGATGCGTGA
- a CDS encoding spherulation-specific family 4 protein: MPHLTGTGTARRTSGDEQMGFGVPGYAHPLLAPTEWAELTRPGTPLHWAVLNIADGPGTRPDPHCLEAAGKLHSARERALQGCAPGAAAPGGRLLGHLDLVHGARPFGDLVVDAQRFLDWYRVGGFYLGRCPTERAGLPAVRRLTATLRELVAQSEAVRGGPDGDGGRIVLGLGTHPYPGYAEAADQLVTFRGSWPDYRWSQVAQWTAEYPPERFAHFVHGVPRTHLDEAMRIARWQGAGTIFFTDRDGRNRQTDPFAALPGYWDEIVSRIGPGISE; encoded by the coding sequence GTGCCGCATCTGACCGGCACGGGAACGGCCCGCCGGACGAGCGGGGACGAGCAGATGGGTTTCGGTGTGCCTGGATACGCCCATCCGCTGCTCGCTCCCACCGAGTGGGCGGAACTCACCCGCCCCGGCACGCCGTTGCACTGGGCGGTCCTCAACATCGCGGACGGGCCGGGCACCCGGCCCGACCCGCACTGCCTGGAAGCCGCCGGAAAGCTGCACAGCGCCAGGGAGCGTGCCCTGCAGGGGTGCGCTCCCGGCGCCGCCGCCCCGGGCGGCCGGCTGCTCGGGCACCTCGATCTGGTGCACGGGGCACGGCCGTTCGGTGATCTGGTCGTCGACGCCCAGCGGTTCCTGGACTGGTACCGGGTCGGCGGCTTCTACCTCGGCCGCTGTCCCACCGAGCGGGCCGGCCTCCCGGCGGTCCGCCGGCTCACCGCCACCTTGCGCGAACTCGTCGCGCAGAGCGAAGCCGTCCGGGGCGGGCCGGACGGCGACGGCGGACGGATCGTGCTGGGGCTCGGCACCCATCCGTACCCCGGCTACGCCGAGGCCGCCGACCAGCTCGTCACCTTCCGGGGCTCCTGGCCCGACTACCGCTGGTCGCAGGTGGCCCAGTGGACCGCCGAGTACCCGCCCGAACGGTTCGCGCACTTCGTCCACGGCGTCCCCCGGACCCACCTGGACGAGGCCATGCGCATCGCGCGCTGGCAGGGCGCCGGCACGATCTTCTTCACCGACCGGGACGGCCGCAACCGGCAAACCGATCCATTCGCGGCACTGCCCGGTTACTGGGACGAAATCGTCTCGCGGATCGGACCGGGTATCTCGGAATGA
- a CDS encoding NAD-dependent epimerase/dehydratase family protein, whose amino-acid sequence MRVLLLGANGFLGRFVADRLLADPAVHLTALGRGDDADVRFDLAGGSPGALTRFLDAVHPGVVVNCAGATRGQARELTRHNTVAVATVCEALRRSGCGARLVQVGCASEYGPSQPGSSTAEDAVPRPGGPYGVSKLAATELVLGSGLDAVVLRVFSPVGPGTPAGSPLGRLAEAMRRAMQSGDGELKLSGLGVQRDFVDVRDVARAVHAASLSAAQGVVNIGTGRAVRLRDAAAVLARVSGFAGVLHELEVPPGRLPIGAQRTSAESVMEHLAATPSPYPDGCGAWQQADVRTARDRLGWRPRINLEESLADIWMEAACRI is encoded by the coding sequence ATGAGGGTTCTGCTGCTCGGCGCCAACGGATTCCTCGGCCGCTTCGTCGCGGACCGCCTGCTGGCCGACCCGGCCGTCCACCTCACGGCCCTCGGCCGGGGCGACGACGCCGACGTACGGTTCGACCTCGCGGGCGGCAGCCCCGGGGCGCTCACCCGCTTCCTGGACGCCGTCCACCCCGGGGTCGTCGTCAACTGCGCCGGGGCCACCCGGGGGCAGGCCCGCGAGCTGACCCGGCACAACACGGTCGCGGTCGCCACCGTCTGCGAGGCGCTGCGCCGCAGCGGCTGCGGGGCGCGGCTCGTCCAGGTCGGCTGCGCTTCGGAGTACGGGCCCTCGCAGCCCGGGTCCTCCACCGCCGAGGACGCCGTACCGCGCCCCGGCGGCCCGTACGGCGTCAGCAAACTCGCCGCGACCGAACTCGTCCTCGGCTCCGGGCTCGACGCGGTCGTGCTGCGGGTCTTCTCGCCGGTCGGCCCCGGCACCCCGGCCGGCTCCCCGCTCGGCCGGCTCGCCGAGGCGATGCGCCGCGCGATGCAGTCCGGCGACGGCGAGCTGAAGCTCAGCGGCCTCGGGGTGCAGCGCGACTTCGTGGACGTACGCGACGTGGCGCGGGCGGTGCACGCGGCCTCCCTCTCCGCCGCCCAGGGCGTCGTCAACATCGGTACCGGCAGGGCCGTCCGGCTGCGCGACGCCGCGGCCGTCCTCGCCCGGGTCTCCGGGTTCGCCGGTGTGCTGCACGAGTTGGAGGTGCCGCCCGGCCGGCTCCCGATCGGCGCCCAGCGCACCTCCGCGGAGTCGGTGATGGAACATCTCGCGGCGACTCCGTCGCCCTACCCGGACGGCTGCGGTGCCTGGCAGCAGGCCGATGTGCGCACCGCCCGCGACCGACTGGGCTGGCGCCCCCGGATCAACCTGGAGGAGTCCCTGGCCGATATCTGGATGGAGGCGGCGTGCCGCATCTGA
- a CDS encoding DUF3152 domain-containing protein — protein MGRHSRRGAEANGPAGEAAPAPVGASGAGSGSGRRRRTPEPAPAGRDGQRQPDAARDTPFQGVPQVRGGHPEQREPGGGWGTGPQPRYGPGEAPRSARPADPARQQTRSGEFPPAGPRAGTSRTGDPRAGESRAEGPGAPAGRAVVRPAPGGTPLIPGPRPEFVDAFEAPSVGLPVRQVPSRVAVPAPAEESPGAPDRRADGPDGGAGDGSGEADGTPGKGGRGGKGRTFTGIAAAAVTTVLAVVVAGQVAQGHGGGDSPQGSGTPRSGQDDARSDARATAATPTAAPLKALTYEQKMATPYPLAADLAGDGKFEAVPGAAKAPGTGHKYRYRIDVEQGLGLDPALFAEAVQKTLNDDRSWAHHGDMTFERISRGAPDFVITLASPGTTGVWCEKSGLDTTEDNVSCDSASTERVMINAYRWAQGSVTFGPDKLLSYRQMLINHEVGHRLGHNHVSCRTPGALAPVMQQQTKSLDIDGISCKPNPWVYPVS, from the coding sequence GTGGGACGACACAGCCGAAGGGGCGCCGAGGCCAACGGCCCGGCGGGCGAGGCCGCACCGGCCCCGGTCGGTGCATCGGGGGCGGGCTCCGGCAGTGGGCGCCGCAGGAGGACGCCGGAACCGGCGCCCGCCGGCCGCGACGGACAGCGGCAGCCCGACGCGGCTCGGGACACCCCGTTCCAGGGCGTACCGCAGGTGCGTGGCGGCCACCCCGAACAGCGCGAACCAGGCGGCGGCTGGGGCACCGGCCCGCAGCCGCGCTACGGCCCCGGCGAGGCCCCGCGGTCGGCGCGGCCCGCCGACCCGGCCCGGCAGCAGACACGTTCGGGCGAATTTCCGCCCGCAGGTCCCCGCGCCGGGACCTCCCGTACGGGAGACCCGCGCGCAGGCGAGTCCCGTGCCGAAGGCCCTGGCGCTCCGGCCGGGCGTGCGGTGGTGCGGCCCGCGCCCGGCGGTACGCCGCTGATACCCGGTCCGCGGCCCGAGTTCGTGGACGCCTTCGAGGCGCCGTCCGTGGGACTTCCGGTACGGCAGGTCCCGTCGAGGGTGGCCGTGCCCGCACCGGCGGAGGAATCCCCCGGCGCGCCGGACCGGCGCGCCGACGGCCCGGACGGCGGGGCCGGCGACGGTTCCGGCGAAGCGGACGGCACCCCCGGCAAGGGGGGCCGGGGCGGCAAGGGGCGGACGTTCACCGGTATCGCGGCGGCGGCGGTGACCACGGTGCTGGCCGTGGTCGTCGCCGGGCAGGTGGCCCAGGGGCACGGCGGGGGCGACTCCCCGCAGGGGTCCGGGACCCCGCGGAGCGGTCAGGACGACGCGCGCTCCGACGCGCGGGCCACTGCCGCGACGCCGACGGCCGCACCGCTGAAGGCGCTGACGTACGAGCAGAAGATGGCCACGCCCTACCCGCTCGCCGCCGATCTGGCGGGCGACGGGAAGTTCGAGGCCGTCCCGGGCGCGGCTAAGGCGCCCGGCACCGGGCACAAGTACCGCTACCGGATCGACGTGGAGCAAGGGCTCGGGCTCGACCCCGCCCTCTTCGCGGAGGCCGTACAGAAGACCCTCAACGACGACCGCAGCTGGGCGCACCACGGGGACATGACGTTCGAGCGGATCTCCAGGGGTGCGCCCGACTTCGTCATCACCCTCGCCAGTCCCGGCACCACCGGGGTCTGGTGCGAGAAGTCCGGCCTGGACACCACCGAGGACAACGTCTCCTGCGACTCCGCGTCCACCGAGCGCGTCATGATCAACGCCTACCGCTGGGCCCAGGGGTCGGTCACCTTCGGCCCCGACAAGCTCCTGTCCTACCGGCAGATGCTCATCAACCACGAGGTCGGACACCGGCTCGGGCACAACCACGTGAGCTGCCGCACCCCGGGCGCCCTGGCGCCCGTGATGCAGCAGCAGACGAAGTCGCTGGACATCGACGGGATCTCGTGCAAACCCAACCCCTGGGTCTACCCCGTCAGTTGA